The following are encoded together in the Primulina tabacum isolate GXHZ01 chromosome 18, ASM2559414v2, whole genome shotgun sequence genome:
- the LOC142532173 gene encoding phosphatidylinositol-3-phosphatase SAC1-like isoform X2: MARPETVKSNSANLQTQSVPNSMKILEHNDPEITPDPHSYSLEKFRLYETRARFYLIGSGRNKRFFRVLKIDRMEPSDLNISEDPVVYPPQEVKSLLQRIAEGNRATGGLNFVAKVYGIVGCIKFLESYYLILVTKRRQIGCICGHAIYGIDESQIITIPHVSVQTDVAHSKTELRYKKLLSSVDLTKDFFYSYTYSIMQSLQKNVSSTGEEGMPYENMFVWNAFLTQAIRLRCKNTIWTIALVHGHFKQVRLSIFGRDICVSLVSRRSRHFAGTRYLKRGVNDHGRVANDVETEQIVLDEEAGSCKGKMSSVIQMRGSIPLFWSQEASRFSPKPDIILQRYDPTYEATKQHFEDLAERYGNPIIVLNLIKTVEKRPREMMLRREFANAVGYLNQILTEENHLKFIHWDFHKFAKSKSANVLAVLGGVASEALDLTGFYYSGKPLVTKRKAVPLSRTSTGRDSSLRDLRVTPGDLSRISSSTDSLTSLIKQDRESETSQQSRKETNGYAGSQYQSGVLRTNCIDCLDRTNVAQYAYGLAALGRQLHALGMTDNQKVDPDSSIAAALMDMYQSMGDALAQQYGGSAAHNIVFPERQGKWKATTQSREFLKSIKRYYSNAYTDGEKQDAINLFLGYFQPQEGKPALWELDSDYYLHVSGILDDLMPESPLEDAKPLRATIPLTPIPACREDFSRLKLTSFDKLIERTCSSIKNVRLCSELDQKSGGFGVAPDAAEIQLKSPNWLFGQRKYDDSSSAPKPASHQFENGGARDERKDGLCELNLFCPVVESDEEDVFQRYLAMTTVDETNGWCGGTLLGDQNESGEIYRHYAELIQVPSGEPFQNDLEQEKYYTNILSVNMVDCIEDTAVETEMEAAVKEYDQAGADLGIFPKSYKALAVDPSQLTRWIIGEKRLLKL, translated from the exons ATGGCTAGACCCGAGACTGTGAAATCAAATTCCGCGAACCTTCAGACGCAATCCGTGCCTAATTCTATGAAAATTCTTGAGCACAATGATCCGGAAATCACGCCCGATCCGCACTCGTATTCTCTGGAGAAATTCCGACTGTACGAAACTCGCGCG AGGTTTTACTTGATTGGAAGTGGTAGGAACAAGAGATTTTTTCGGGTGCTAAAGATTGATAGAATGGAGCCCTCGGATTTGAATATTAGTGAAGACCCCGTGGTTTATCCTCCTCAAGAAGTCAAGAGCTTGCTCCAAAGGATTGCTGAGGGAAATCGTGCCACTGGAGGGTTAAATTTTGTTGCCAAGGTATATGGCATTGTTG gctgcattaaattcttggaatcaTATTATCTGATACTGGTGACAAAGCGTCGGCAGATTGGATGTATCTGTGGCCATGCTATATATGGTATAGATGAGAGCCAAATAATTACCATTCCACATGTTTCAGTTCAAACTGATGTTGCTCATTCAAAAACGGAGTTGCG GTACAAGAAGCTTTTATCCAGTGTCGATTTGACAAAAGATTTTTTCTATAGCTATACATATTCTATAATGCAAAGTTTGCAGAAAAATGTGTCATCAACAGGAGAAGAAGGGATGCCATATGAAAACATGTTTGTTTGGAATGCTTTTCTAACACAAGCGATTCGATTAAGATGCAAGAATACCATCTGGACCATAGCTCTGGTTCATGGACATTTCAAACAG GTTAGACTATCAATTTTTGGACGAGATATTTGTGTTTCTCTGGTTTCGAGACGTTCACGCCATTTTGCAGGGACACG TTATTTAAAGCGTGGGGTTAATGATCATGGGCGTGTAGCAAATGATGTTGAAACGGAGCAAATCGTCCTTGATGAAGAAGCTGGGTCATGTAAAGGAAAAATGAGTTCTGTTATACAGATGAGGGGTTCCATTCCTCTTTTTTGGTCTCAAGAAGCTTCAAGGTTCAGTCCAAAGCCTGATATCATAT TACAACGATATGATCCTACATATGAGGCTACCAAACAGCATTTTGAAGACCTGGCAGAGAGATATGGCAATCCGATTATAGTTCTTAATCTCATAAAG ACAGTTGAGAAAAGACCACGAGAAATGATGCTAAGGCGTGAGTTTGCTAATGCTGTGGGGTATCTTAACCAGATTCTTACTGAAGAAAATCATCTCAAATTTATCCACTGGGACTTTCACAAGTTTGCAAAGAG caagtctgccaatgtgTTGGCTGTTTTGGGTGGTGTTGCAAGTGAAGCACTTGATTTGACGGGATTTTATTACAGTGGAAAGCCTTTGGTTACAAAAAGAAAGGCTGTCCCACTTTCTAGAACCAGCACTGGCAG GGATTCTTCTCTTAGAGATTTAAGGGTCACCCCTGGAGATCTTTCAAGGATTAGTAGCAGCACCGATTCTTTGACGTCCTTGATCAAACAAGACAGGGAGTCTGAAACTAGTCAACAGAGTAGGAAAGAGACTAATGGCTATGCAGGATCACAATATCAGAGTGGAGTTCTGCGGACAAACTGCATTGACTGCTTGGATCGTACGAATGTTGCCCAATATGCTTATGGATTAGCGGCTTTAGGTCGCCAACTTCATGCGTTGGGCATGACGGACAATCAAAAAGTTGATCCTGATAGCAGCATTGCCGCTGCTCTCATGGATATGTACCAGAGCATGGGTGATGCCTTGGCGCAGCAATATGGAGGCTCGGCAGCTCACAACATT GTGTTCCCAGAGAGGCAGGGGAAGTGGAAAGCTACAACTCAGTCTAGGGAATTTCTGAAATCTATAAAGCGATATTACAGCAATGCTTACACAGATGGTGAAAAGCAGGATGCAATAAATTT ATTTTTGGGTTATTTTCAACCGCAAGAAGGAAAACCCGCCCTTTGGGAATTGGATTCAGATTATTACCTTCATGTTTCTGGAATTTTAGATGATCTCATGCCTGAAAG TCCTTTGGAAGATGCCAAACCTTTGAGAGCCACAATTCCTCTGACCCCGATTCCAGCTTGCCGTGAAGACTTCTCACGTTTGAAGTTGACATCATTTGATAAATTGATTGAGAGAACATGCAGTTCAATCAAGAATGTACGGCTCTGTAGCGAGCTAGATCAAAAATCAGGGGGCTTTGGTGTGGCACCTGATGCTGC TGAAATACAGCTCAAAAGTCCAAACTGGCTTTTTGGCCAGAGAAAATACGATGATAGTAGCTCTGCACCAAAACCGGCATCTCATCAATTTGAAAATGGGGGAGCTCGTGATGAGAGAAAAGATGGATTATGTGAACTTAATCTATTTTGTCCTGTTGTTGAGAGTGATGAAGAAGATGTTTTCCAACG ATATTTAGCAATGACTACCGTGGATGAGACCAATGGTTGGTGTGGTGGTACGTTGTTGGGTGATCAAAATGAAAGCGGTGAGATTTATCGGCACTACGCTGAACTTATTCAG GTACCTTCAGGGGAACCCTTTCAGAACGATCTCGAACAAGAAAAATATTACACCAATATTCTTAGTGTGAACATGGTTGATTGCATAGAAGATactgctgttgaaacagaaatGGAAGCCGCTGTCAAGGAGTATGACCAAGCTGGTGCTGATCTCGGGATTTTCCCCAAGTCATATAAAGCTCTAGCTGTCGATCCAAGCCAGCTAACCAGATGGATTATCGGTGAAAAACGGTTGCTCAAGCTTTAA
- the LOC142532173 gene encoding phosphatidylinositol-3-phosphatase SAC1-like isoform X1: MARPETVKSNSANLQTQSVPNSMKILEHNDPEITPDPHSYSLEKFRLYETRARFYLIGSGRNKRFFRVLKIDRMEPSDLNISEDPVVYPPQEVKSLLQRIAEGNRATGGLNFVAKVYGIVGCIKFLESYYLILVTKRRQIGCICGHAIYGIDESQIITIPHVSVQTDVAHSKTELRYKKLLSSVDLTKDFFYSYTYSIMQSLQKNVSSTGEEGMPYENMFVWNAFLTQAIRLRCKNTIWTIALVHGHFKQVRLSIFGRDICVSLVSRRSRHFAGTRYLKRGVNDHGRVANDVETEQIVLDEEAGSCKGKMSSVIQMRGSIPLFWSQEASRFSPKPDIILQRYDPTYEATKQHFEDLAERYGNPIIVLNLIKTVEKRPREMMLRREFANAVGYLNQILTEENHLKFIHWDFHKFAKSKSANVLAVLGGVASEALDLTGFYYSGKPLVTKRKAVPLSRTSTGRDSSLRDLRVTPGDLSRISSSTDSLTSLIKQDRESETSQQSRKETNGYAGSQYQSGVLRTNCIDCLDRTNVAQYAYGLAALGRQLHALGMTDNQKVDPDSSIAAALMDMYQSMGDALAQQYGGSAAHNIVFPERQGKWKATTQSREFLKSIKRYYSNAYTDGEKQDAINLFLGYFQPQEGKPALWELDSDYYLHVSGILDDLMPESYSPLEDAKPLRATIPLTPIPACREDFSRLKLTSFDKLIERTCSSIKNVRLCSELDQKSGGFGVAPDAAEIQLKSPNWLFGQRKYDDSSSAPKPASHQFENGGARDERKDGLCELNLFCPVVESDEEDVFQRYLAMTTVDETNGWCGGTLLGDQNESGEIYRHYAELIQVPSGEPFQNDLEQEKYYTNILSVNMVDCIEDTAVETEMEAAVKEYDQAGADLGIFPKSYKALAVDPSQLTRWIIGEKRLLKL; encoded by the exons ATGGCTAGACCCGAGACTGTGAAATCAAATTCCGCGAACCTTCAGACGCAATCCGTGCCTAATTCTATGAAAATTCTTGAGCACAATGATCCGGAAATCACGCCCGATCCGCACTCGTATTCTCTGGAGAAATTCCGACTGTACGAAACTCGCGCG AGGTTTTACTTGATTGGAAGTGGTAGGAACAAGAGATTTTTTCGGGTGCTAAAGATTGATAGAATGGAGCCCTCGGATTTGAATATTAGTGAAGACCCCGTGGTTTATCCTCCTCAAGAAGTCAAGAGCTTGCTCCAAAGGATTGCTGAGGGAAATCGTGCCACTGGAGGGTTAAATTTTGTTGCCAAGGTATATGGCATTGTTG gctgcattaaattcttggaatcaTATTATCTGATACTGGTGACAAAGCGTCGGCAGATTGGATGTATCTGTGGCCATGCTATATATGGTATAGATGAGAGCCAAATAATTACCATTCCACATGTTTCAGTTCAAACTGATGTTGCTCATTCAAAAACGGAGTTGCG GTACAAGAAGCTTTTATCCAGTGTCGATTTGACAAAAGATTTTTTCTATAGCTATACATATTCTATAATGCAAAGTTTGCAGAAAAATGTGTCATCAACAGGAGAAGAAGGGATGCCATATGAAAACATGTTTGTTTGGAATGCTTTTCTAACACAAGCGATTCGATTAAGATGCAAGAATACCATCTGGACCATAGCTCTGGTTCATGGACATTTCAAACAG GTTAGACTATCAATTTTTGGACGAGATATTTGTGTTTCTCTGGTTTCGAGACGTTCACGCCATTTTGCAGGGACACG TTATTTAAAGCGTGGGGTTAATGATCATGGGCGTGTAGCAAATGATGTTGAAACGGAGCAAATCGTCCTTGATGAAGAAGCTGGGTCATGTAAAGGAAAAATGAGTTCTGTTATACAGATGAGGGGTTCCATTCCTCTTTTTTGGTCTCAAGAAGCTTCAAGGTTCAGTCCAAAGCCTGATATCATAT TACAACGATATGATCCTACATATGAGGCTACCAAACAGCATTTTGAAGACCTGGCAGAGAGATATGGCAATCCGATTATAGTTCTTAATCTCATAAAG ACAGTTGAGAAAAGACCACGAGAAATGATGCTAAGGCGTGAGTTTGCTAATGCTGTGGGGTATCTTAACCAGATTCTTACTGAAGAAAATCATCTCAAATTTATCCACTGGGACTTTCACAAGTTTGCAAAGAG caagtctgccaatgtgTTGGCTGTTTTGGGTGGTGTTGCAAGTGAAGCACTTGATTTGACGGGATTTTATTACAGTGGAAAGCCTTTGGTTACAAAAAGAAAGGCTGTCCCACTTTCTAGAACCAGCACTGGCAG GGATTCTTCTCTTAGAGATTTAAGGGTCACCCCTGGAGATCTTTCAAGGATTAGTAGCAGCACCGATTCTTTGACGTCCTTGATCAAACAAGACAGGGAGTCTGAAACTAGTCAACAGAGTAGGAAAGAGACTAATGGCTATGCAGGATCACAATATCAGAGTGGAGTTCTGCGGACAAACTGCATTGACTGCTTGGATCGTACGAATGTTGCCCAATATGCTTATGGATTAGCGGCTTTAGGTCGCCAACTTCATGCGTTGGGCATGACGGACAATCAAAAAGTTGATCCTGATAGCAGCATTGCCGCTGCTCTCATGGATATGTACCAGAGCATGGGTGATGCCTTGGCGCAGCAATATGGAGGCTCGGCAGCTCACAACATT GTGTTCCCAGAGAGGCAGGGGAAGTGGAAAGCTACAACTCAGTCTAGGGAATTTCTGAAATCTATAAAGCGATATTACAGCAATGCTTACACAGATGGTGAAAAGCAGGATGCAATAAATTT ATTTTTGGGTTATTTTCAACCGCAAGAAGGAAAACCCGCCCTTTGGGAATTGGATTCAGATTATTACCTTCATGTTTCTGGAATTTTAGATGATCTCATGCCTGAAAG CTATAGTCCTTTGGAAGATGCCAAACCTTTGAGAGCCACAATTCCTCTGACCCCGATTCCAGCTTGCCGTGAAGACTTCTCACGTTTGAAGTTGACATCATTTGATAAATTGATTGAGAGAACATGCAGTTCAATCAAGAATGTACGGCTCTGTAGCGAGCTAGATCAAAAATCAGGGGGCTTTGGTGTGGCACCTGATGCTGC TGAAATACAGCTCAAAAGTCCAAACTGGCTTTTTGGCCAGAGAAAATACGATGATAGTAGCTCTGCACCAAAACCGGCATCTCATCAATTTGAAAATGGGGGAGCTCGTGATGAGAGAAAAGATGGATTATGTGAACTTAATCTATTTTGTCCTGTTGTTGAGAGTGATGAAGAAGATGTTTTCCAACG ATATTTAGCAATGACTACCGTGGATGAGACCAATGGTTGGTGTGGTGGTACGTTGTTGGGTGATCAAAATGAAAGCGGTGAGATTTATCGGCACTACGCTGAACTTATTCAG GTACCTTCAGGGGAACCCTTTCAGAACGATCTCGAACAAGAAAAATATTACACCAATATTCTTAGTGTGAACATGGTTGATTGCATAGAAGATactgctgttgaaacagaaatGGAAGCCGCTGTCAAGGAGTATGACCAAGCTGGTGCTGATCTCGGGATTTTCCCCAAGTCATATAAAGCTCTAGCTGTCGATCCAAGCCAGCTAACCAGATGGATTATCGGTGAAAAACGGTTGCTCAAGCTTTAA
- the LOC142533624 gene encoding myb-related protein 330-like, whose translation MGRSPCCEKAHTNKGAWTKEEDQRLINYIRAHGEGCWRSLPKAAGLLRCGKSCRLRWINYLRPDLKRGNFSEEEDEIIIKLHSLLGNKWSLIAGRLPGRTDNEIKNYWNTHIKRKLMSSGIDPQTHRPLNSTATTVAAASSTCLDFRKSAPINEPAENIVYKPVTDDSSSVDDTRCNSSTTEESQPPPPPLPLQVETAADAVDLELSIGLFPSRSSYRKSESFNLSSAESKAFHDFLRPPTVVATPRSAAVVTQAMCLCWQLGFQKGQSCSNCQSYGLDRPR comes from the exons ATGGGGCGTTCCCCTTGCTGTGAAAAAGCTCACACCAACAAAGGTGCTTGGACTAAAGAAGAAGACCAGCGCCTTATTAATTACATCCGCGCTCATGGTGAAGGATGCTGGCGTTCACTCCCAAAAGCTGCAG gacTGCTCAGGTGTGGCAAGAGTTGCAGATTGAGATGGATAAATTATTTGAGGCCTGATTTGAAGAGAGGTAATTTCAGCGAAGAAGAAGATGAGATCATTATCAAACTTCACAGTTTGCTGGGAAATAA ATGGTCTTTGATTGCTGGAAGATTACCTGGAAGGACAGATAATGAGATCAAGAATTACTGGAACACACACATTAAACGCAAACTTATGAGCAGTGGCATCGACCCTCAAACCCATCGTCCACTCAATTCCACCGCCACGACCGTCGCCGCCGCCTCAAGCACTTGCCTAGACTTCAGAAAATCCGCTCCAATTAATGAACCCGCCGAGAATATTGTTTACAAGCCAGTGACAGACGACTCGTCATCTGTCGATGATACCAGATGCAACAGCAGCACGACAGAGGAGTCTCAGCCCCCTCCGCCGCCACTCCCACTTCAGGTGGAAACCGCCGCAGATGCTGTGGACCTAGAGCTGTCCATAGGACTTTTTCCTTCTCGGTCCAGCTATAGAAAGAGTGAATCTTTTAACTTATCATCAGCCGAATCCAAGGCTTTCCACGACTTCCTGCGGCCACCAACGGTGGTGGCGACGCCGAGGTCCGCTGCGGTGGTGACGCAAGCCATGTGCTTATGCTGGCAGTTGGGATTTCAGAAGGGTCAGTCGTGTAGTAATTGCCAATCTTATGGCCTAGACAGACCTCGCTGA